A single genomic interval of Pontibacter deserti harbors:
- a CDS encoding T9SS type A sorting domain-containing protein, translated as MKHIYIALITFLVFSFGASAQVLLHHENFNETSTGTVAGIYVEPASTWEIASAVQSTVAQSSKGNYVKTVNSASGAKSLSIRVSTLSYSNATITWNQFRNPFKNNFPLNAPVELQYSVNGGATRTTFYTSTNNINGSWNKVNSGAPIALPAAAMGLPEVRIYWKITISNSNTNSEAAYYAIDDVTITATPETGISTFDWTNRPADENPFAVSGTNSTTPYTVDGVTMRWSSALSTGVTYEVAKVDDKTYKANTKSLTLVQTGASATAGSVVQLDLNKPVEDLTFTIFDIDIAADQFIDKITVTGYNNGTQVPLVKNKVKTTSYNKFASAALSGVIASDNASNEGDVTITFAQAVTRVVIQYHNSSAIRNGNGRQGIAIHNLTWKKEQQIAPLPVELAYFKAAKQNNAAILSWSTASEKDNEKFEIERSLDGKRFSKIGEVAGNGTSSRKLSYSFSDNRPATGINYYRLRQVDFDGKVSFSKMVEVSFTAAKTDVPLAQVFPTMAVEKVTIALAQVDAKTAVQILDAAGKTITHFTQVTGNELVVPVQNLKSGMYFVNVSNGEARETYRFLKQ; from the coding sequence ATGAAACACATTTACATTGCCCTTATTACTTTTTTAGTGTTTAGTTTCGGAGCTTCTGCCCAGGTATTACTTCATCACGAGAACTTTAATGAAACAAGTACGGGAACAGTAGCCGGAATTTATGTAGAACCAGCTAGTACCTGGGAAATTGCCAGTGCTGTTCAGAGTACAGTAGCCCAATCTTCGAAAGGTAATTATGTCAAAACTGTAAATTCGGCATCAGGTGCTAAAAGCTTATCTATCAGAGTTTCTACTTTAAGCTATAGCAATGCAACTATTACCTGGAACCAGTTCAGGAATCCTTTCAAAAATAACTTCCCGTTAAATGCTCCTGTAGAATTACAGTATAGTGTGAATGGTGGTGCTACCCGTACTACATTTTATACTTCTACAAACAATATAAATGGCAGCTGGAACAAAGTTAACAGTGGTGCTCCTATAGCACTGCCTGCAGCTGCTATGGGTTTGCCGGAAGTTAGGATCTACTGGAAAATAACTATCTCCAACTCCAATACGAATAGCGAGGCTGCTTACTACGCTATCGATGATGTAACTATAACAGCTACGCCAGAAACAGGAATCTCTACTTTCGACTGGACAAACCGCCCTGCAGATGAGAATCCTTTTGCTGTATCAGGTACTAATTCTACCACTCCTTATACTGTAGATGGCGTAACAATGCGCTGGTCTTCAGCTTTAAGCACTGGCGTTACATACGAGGTTGCCAAAGTTGACGATAAAACCTATAAAGCGAATACAAAATCGCTTACACTGGTGCAAACAGGAGCATCTGCTACGGCAGGGTCAGTAGTGCAGCTAGACTTAAACAAACCTGTAGAAGACCTGACATTCACTATTTTTGATATAGATATTGCAGCAGATCAGTTTATAGATAAGATAACCGTTACAGGCTACAACAATGGTACACAGGTGCCGCTTGTAAAGAATAAAGTAAAAACTACTTCTTACAACAAATTTGCCTCGGCTGCACTTTCTGGGGTTATTGCCAGCGATAATGCATCTAACGAGGGAGATGTAACAATTACTTTTGCACAGGCTGTTACCAGAGTAGTTATACAATACCATAACAGCTCAGCAATCCGTAATGGTAATGGTCGTCAGGGCATTGCTATACATAACCTGACCTGGAAAAAAGAACAACAGATTGCGCCGCTTCCGGTTGAACTGGCTTATTTTAAAGCTGCCAAGCAAAACAACGCAGCTATACTTAGCTGGAGCACTGCTTCCGAAAAAGATAACGAGAAATTTGAAATAGAGCGCAGTCTGGACGGAAAGCGCTTCAGCAAAATTGGGGAAGTAGCCGGCAATGGCACGAGCAGCAGAAAGTTATCCTACTCATTCTCTGATAACAGACCGGCAACAGGCATTAACTACTACCGCCTTCGTCAGGTTGATTTTGATGGCAAAGTTTCATTCTCTAAAATGGTAGAAGTTAGCTTTACGGCCGCAAAAACAGATGTACCATTAGCCCAGGTATTCCCAACTATGGCTGTAGAGAAAGTAACAATTGCACTGGCTCAGGTAGATGCCAAAACTGCTGTTCAGATTCTGGATGCAGCGGGTAAAACTATAACCCATTTTACGCAGGTAACAGGTAATGAGCTGGTGGTGCCGGTACAAAACCTGAAATCCGGAATGTACTTTGTAAACGTAAGTAATGGTGAGGCGCGTGAGACATATCGCTTCCTGAAGCAGTAG
- a CDS encoding Hsp20/alpha crystallin family protein, with translation MDFINNKEFLKNIAQHLNLFNTISGGISETQVTVDKYKKGAVIKVWAAGVTPESFKVLVHNNELTVYSLLHSTDNPDLHVPMFNQVFMLPPQVNINEIEAVYHNGKLQIRLPYHSAAIRPKEIEIKQL, from the coding sequence ATGGATTTTATAAATAATAAAGAATTTCTGAAGAACATCGCACAACACCTGAACTTATTCAATACAATTTCGGGAGGTATAAGCGAGACACAGGTAACAGTTGATAAGTATAAAAAGGGAGCTGTTATTAAGGTTTGGGCTGCAGGTGTAACTCCGGAGTCTTTTAAAGTGCTGGTACATAATAATGAGTTAACTGTTTACTCTTTACTACACAGTACTGATAATCCTGATTTACATGTGCCTATGTTTAACCAGGTGTTTATGCTACCGCCACAGGTAAATATAAATGAGATTGAAGCTGTTTACCATAATGGTAAATTACAGATCAGGTTGCCTTACCATAGTGCAGCCATCAGACCAAAAGAGATTGAAATTAAGCAACTATAA
- a CDS encoding serine hydrolase — MKKSILNRVAIAKQVATAIALAVVFGVSSAYGQVQKDVTGKLHEYLGAHLAQGTFNGVVVVTERGKPVYSQGFGMANYEKHIPNGADVKYRLGSITKSFTAVLVMQLQEQGKLNVQDKVSKYIPDFPNGDKITLHHLLSNTSGLPDFVNYWKDVNTKPATTHDIVALVKDKPLEFEPGTKWKYSSTGFVVLGQVIEKVTGKPYEKVLAQQILKPLKMHETGMEFSKPVAGMALGYNHDGVDRKLAKSINMSWCHAAGAMYSTPADLAKFDAALNSNKLLSDASKKQMFTPVMKDYGYGWVIDSVDGKQRISHSGAINGFKANFIRFPEQEIAITILSNYESQQVNGPISKDVVAIVQGGKYQVPVVHTLAQLSDAQLSAYVGEYQVAPNVKFKITLQEGQLYTEGPNQDIFHIFPEAEDKFFLKVAPAMITFEKDAEGKVAKMLMHHGGRTMPAARIN, encoded by the coding sequence ATGAAAAAAAGTATTTTAAACAGAGTGGCTATTGCAAAGCAGGTGGCCACTGCTATTGCACTGGCAGTAGTATTTGGTGTAAGCAGTGCCTATGGGCAGGTGCAGAAAGATGTAACCGGTAAGTTGCACGAGTATCTGGGTGCGCACCTGGCACAGGGCACATTTAATGGTGTAGTGGTCGTAACGGAAAGAGGCAAACCTGTATACAGCCAGGGCTTTGGTATGGCCAACTACGAAAAACACATTCCTAACGGAGCAGATGTAAAGTATCGTCTGGGTTCTATTACAAAATCTTTTACTGCGGTGCTGGTAATGCAGCTACAGGAGCAGGGTAAGCTGAATGTACAGGATAAGGTAAGTAAATACATCCCTGATTTCCCGAATGGAGATAAAATAACTTTGCACCACTTGCTCTCAAACACATCTGGCCTTCCTGATTTTGTGAATTACTGGAAAGATGTGAACACTAAACCAGCTACTACTCACGATATAGTTGCACTAGTAAAAGACAAGCCGCTGGAGTTTGAACCTGGTACTAAATGGAAGTATAGCAGCACCGGCTTTGTTGTGCTAGGCCAAGTGATAGAGAAAGTAACCGGCAAACCTTACGAGAAAGTACTGGCGCAGCAGATATTGAAGCCACTGAAGATGCATGAAACAGGTATGGAGTTTAGCAAGCCGGTAGCAGGTATGGCATTGGGGTATAACCATGATGGAGTTGACCGTAAATTAGCTAAATCTATAAATATGAGTTGGTGCCATGCAGCAGGGGCCATGTACAGCACCCCTGCCGATCTTGCAAAATTTGATGCTGCTTTAAACAGTAATAAGCTGTTGAGCGATGCTTCTAAAAAGCAAATGTTTACACCTGTAATGAAAGATTATGGCTATGGTTGGGTGATAGATTCTGTGGATGGAAAGCAGCGAATAAGCCACAGCGGCGCAATAAATGGTTTTAAAGCCAACTTCATAAGATTCCCGGAACAGGAAATAGCTATCACTATACTTAGCAATTATGAATCGCAGCAGGTAAATGGCCCTATTTCTAAAGATGTAGTAGCTATTGTGCAAGGCGGAAAATACCAGGTGCCTGTTGTGCACACCCTGGCACAGCTTTCAGATGCTCAGTTATCGGCTTACGTTGGGGAGTATCAGGTAGCTCCTAATGTAAAATTTAAAATAACATTGCAGGAGGGCCAGCTTTATACCGAGGGGCCCAACCAGGATATATTCCATATCTTTCCTGAAGCAGAAGACAAGTTCTTTCTAAAAGTAGCTCCGGCCATGATCACTTTTGAGAAAGATGCAGAAGGCAAAGTAGCTAAAATGCTGATGCACCATGGTGGGAGAACCATGCCGGCAGCAAGAATAAATTAA